A window from Prochlorococcus marinus CUG1435 encodes these proteins:
- a CDS encoding DUF4101 domain-containing protein has protein sequence MELPLDHYRLIGVSPSATSEEILRAFQLRLDKTPDEGFTYEVLTKRSELLRHTADLLTDPESRREYENLLLDGSSGLEFSSNREVAGLILLWESGSPKEAFKIVRKALQPPQTPALGSSREADLTLLAALAARDSAIQEQQLRSYSNAAEFLHEGIQLLQRMGKLSERRKELEEDLVSLTPYRILDLLSRDLSDQESHQKGLSMLENLIIKRGGLEGNNKSEYGDYLNQQEFEAFFQQIKPYLTVQEQIDLFLELQKRGSLEAGFLAFLSLTAIGYSRRKPEKLFEARRILKKLNLSGLDSMPLIGCLDLLLADINQASARFSSSSDEKLRDWFNNYPGMKLEAICIFCKNWLENDVLVGYRDIESKEVNLDLWFEDRGIQEFIEKLEKKSNKTLIKSNLQTQQFKQESSTKITEDFDSKTENIDERRLPWPGGIKKEYANLDIQENSFNEEIFKNKAIDFYKYLVEKIAEFKFSLGEFLNDKEIIRRSPYLIYLYAFLILFTFGIGVGFLRNNLKKSIQEPALTDKSTTALDEKKMGSDKIIIQEIKKDSSNVFNSTTKKPSLKNTLKVEAITKASPSTGEIKKLINVWLQSKRNYLAGKSLTNLSKIVSNGLIDRTIKERQNDLKKGIYKEINSQILKIDLESQTSSRIVVLAELNYLEKIIRNSGELVNETSFTPLKVKYILGYSNKSWKLVDFVSGL, from the coding sequence TTGGAACTTCCTTTAGATCATTATCGTTTAATTGGCGTAAGCCCCTCCGCAACATCTGAGGAAATATTAAGAGCCTTTCAATTAAGGTTGGATAAAACCCCTGATGAGGGATTTACTTATGAAGTTTTAACCAAAAGATCAGAATTGCTTCGCCACACTGCTGATTTGCTTACAGATCCAGAAAGCAGGAGAGAGTATGAGAATTTGTTGCTAGATGGATCCTCTGGATTAGAGTTTTCTTCAAATAGAGAAGTGGCAGGATTAATCCTTCTTTGGGAATCGGGTTCCCCAAAAGAAGCTTTCAAAATCGTTAGAAAAGCTTTGCAGCCCCCTCAAACTCCTGCTTTAGGAAGTAGTAGAGAAGCTGACCTAACTCTATTAGCTGCCTTAGCAGCAAGAGATTCTGCAATTCAAGAACAACAGCTTAGATCATATTCAAACGCTGCAGAATTTTTACATGAGGGTATTCAACTTCTTCAAAGAATGGGAAAACTAAGTGAAAGGAGGAAAGAACTTGAAGAAGACTTGGTTTCCCTTACTCCTTATAGGATTTTAGATCTACTTAGTAGAGATTTAAGTGATCAAGAGTCTCATCAAAAAGGTTTAAGTATGTTGGAAAATTTAATAATTAAAAGAGGTGGATTGGAAGGTAATAATAAATCTGAATATGGAGATTATCTTAATCAGCAAGAATTCGAAGCCTTTTTCCAACAAATAAAGCCATATTTGACAGTGCAAGAACAGATAGATTTGTTTCTTGAATTACAAAAAAGAGGATCATTAGAAGCAGGATTTTTAGCCTTTCTATCCTTGACAGCAATTGGGTATTCAAGAAGAAAGCCAGAAAAATTATTTGAAGCGAGGCGAATTTTAAAGAAACTTAACCTGTCAGGTCTTGATTCAATGCCTCTTATTGGTTGTTTAGATCTGCTTTTAGCAGATATTAATCAAGCCTCTGCGAGGTTCTCTAGCAGTTCCGATGAGAAATTAAGAGATTGGTTTAATAATTATCCAGGTATGAAGTTAGAAGCAATTTGTATTTTCTGTAAAAATTGGCTTGAGAATGACGTTTTAGTTGGTTATCGAGATATTGAATCAAAAGAGGTGAATTTAGATTTATGGTTTGAAGATAGGGGAATTCAAGAATTTATTGAAAAATTAGAAAAAAAATCAAATAAAACACTAATCAAATCAAATCTTCAAACCCAGCAGTTTAAACAAGAATCCTCTACAAAAATTACTGAAGATTTTGATAGTAAAACAGAGAATATTGATGAAAGAAGATTGCCATGGCCTGGTGGCATAAAAAAAGAATATGCAAATCTTGATATACAAGAAAACAGTTTCAATGAGGAAATATTTAAGAATAAAGCTATAGACTTTTATAAGTATTTAGTTGAAAAAATTGCTGAATTTAAATTTAGTTTAGGGGAGTTTTTGAATGACAAAGAGATTATCCGTCGGTCACCTTATTTAATTTATTTGTATGCTTTTTTAATATTATTTACATTTGGTATAGGGGTTGGATTCTTAAGAAATAATCTAAAAAAATCAATTCAGGAGCCAGCTTTGACTGATAAATCTACAACAGCTTTAGATGAAAAAAAGATGGGTAGTGATAAAATTATCATTCAAGAAATCAAAAAAGACTCTTCAAATGTATTTAATTCTACTACCAAGAAACCTAGTCTAAAAAACACTCTAAAAGTTGAAGCAATCACTAAAGCATCGCCTTCTACAGGAGAAATAAAAAAATTAATAAATGTATGGCTTCAAAGCAAAAGAAATTATTTAGCTGGAAAAAGCTTAACTAATCTTTCCAAGATTGTTAGTAATGGTTTGATCGATAGAACAATCAAAGAAAGACAAAATGATTTAAAGAAAGGAATTTATAAAGAAATTAATTCACAAATACTGAAGATAGATTTGGAATCACAAACTTCATCTAGGATAGTTGTTTTAGCTGAATTAAATTACCTAGAGAAGATAATACGAAATTCCGGAGAATTAGTTAACGAAACATCATTTACTCCCCTGAAAGTTAAATATATTTTGGGTTATTCTAATAAATCCTGGAAATTAGTTGATTTTGTAAGTGGCTTGTAA
- the pdhA gene encoding pyruvate dehydrogenase (acetyl-transferring) E1 component subunit alpha: MSTNQNFVKVFFLETHVERISNLQDIKKAELDRETGLFLYEDMVLGRRFEDKCAEMYYRGKMFGFVHLYNGQEAISTGVIGAMKKKHDWFCSTYRDHVHALSAGVPSFEVMSELFGKATGCSKGRGGSMHLFSSEHHLLGGYAFIGEGIPVALGAAFSSKYKKEVAGNSGSDAVTAAFFGDGTCNNGQFFECLNMAQLWKLPIVFVVENNKWAIGMAHDRATSNPEIWRKASAFGMHGEEVDGMDVLAVRGAAQRAIERARAGEGPTLLECLTYRYRGHSLADPDELRSEKEKEFWAERDPIKKLAQEIIKGKFAKEEELKNIEKKIDIEISESVKKALEAPEPPSEELTKYIWAED; this comes from the coding sequence ATGTCAACAAATCAAAACTTCGTTAAGGTATTTTTCTTGGAAACACACGTAGAAAGAATTTCAAATCTTCAAGATATAAAAAAAGCCGAATTAGATCGGGAAACAGGATTATTCCTTTATGAAGATATGGTACTTGGTAGAAGATTCGAAGATAAGTGTGCAGAAATGTACTACAGGGGGAAAATGTTTGGTTTTGTTCACTTATATAACGGTCAAGAAGCTATAAGCACTGGAGTAATTGGCGCTATGAAGAAGAAACATGATTGGTTTTGCAGTACCTACCGCGATCATGTTCATGCACTTAGTGCCGGAGTTCCCTCCTTTGAAGTTATGAGTGAGCTTTTTGGGAAAGCTACAGGTTGCAGTAAAGGCCGAGGAGGTTCCATGCACTTATTTTCAAGCGAGCATCACTTACTAGGAGGATATGCATTCATCGGAGAAGGAATTCCGGTTGCTTTAGGGGCAGCTTTTTCAAGCAAATATAAAAAGGAAGTTGCTGGCAATAGTGGTAGTGATGCAGTAACTGCAGCATTTTTTGGAGATGGAACTTGTAATAATGGCCAGTTTTTTGAATGTTTAAATATGGCTCAATTATGGAAATTACCTATAGTTTTTGTTGTTGAGAATAATAAATGGGCTATTGGTATGGCCCACGATAGAGCTACTAGCAATCCTGAAATCTGGAGGAAAGCTTCTGCTTTTGGAATGCATGGTGAGGAAGTTGATGGGATGGATGTATTAGCAGTAAGAGGAGCGGCACAAAGAGCAATAGAGAGAGCTAGGGCAGGTGAAGGTCCTACACTTTTAGAATGCTTGACTTACAGATACAGAGGACATTCTCTTGCTGATCCAGATGAATTAAGATCTGAAAAAGAAAAGGAGTTTTGGGCAGAAAGAGATCCTATTAAGAAGTTAGCCCAAGAAATTATTAAAGGTAAATTTGCAAAAGAAGAAGAATTAAAAAATATTGAAAAGAAAATAGATATAGAAATATCAGAGTCCGTTAAGAAAGCTTTGGAAGCGCCTGAACCACCTTCAGAAGAATTAACTAAGTATATTTGGGCTGAAGATTAG
- a CDS encoding RpoD/SigA family RNA polymerase sigma factor, which produces MVSSIPTQAEQPKRRSNDPISWYLQNIGRVPLLTPAEEIELGNQVQKMMIITEDGQLNEKINEFTKQQKRTIKIGRRAKDRMMKANLRLVVSVAKKYQGKGLELLDLVQEGSLGLERAVEKFDPTRGYKFSTYAFWWIRQSMTRAIACQSRTIRLPVHLSERLASIRKVSRDLAHKLGAMPSRIEIAEAMEIDVEELDSVLRQALSTSSLDAPVNGDDGRSFLGDLIADSNNEEPLDQVEQKMHQEQLGKWLSHLSEQEQHVLKLRFGLDGNERHTLAEIGRLLEVSRERVRQVELKALRKLRNLTRKLPSGI; this is translated from the coding sequence ATGGTCTCATCTATACCAACACAGGCAGAACAGCCAAAAAGAAGAAGTAATGATCCAATAAGTTGGTATTTGCAAAACATCGGCAGAGTACCCTTGTTAACTCCCGCCGAAGAAATTGAACTTGGTAATCAAGTCCAAAAAATGATGATTATTACAGAAGATGGACAATTAAATGAAAAAATTAATGAATTTACAAAGCAGCAAAAAAGAACAATAAAAATTGGCAGGAGAGCTAAAGATAGAATGATGAAAGCTAATCTGAGATTAGTTGTTAGTGTGGCAAAAAAATACCAAGGCAAAGGTCTTGAATTACTTGATTTGGTTCAAGAAGGTTCTCTTGGCTTGGAGAGGGCTGTTGAGAAATTTGATCCTACAAGAGGATATAAGTTTTCAACATATGCTTTTTGGTGGATCCGACAAAGTATGACTAGAGCAATTGCGTGCCAATCAAGAACTATCCGCTTACCAGTTCATTTAAGTGAAAGATTAGCATCTATACGCAAAGTTAGTAGGGATCTGGCTCATAAGCTAGGTGCGATGCCAAGCAGAATTGAAATTGCAGAAGCAATGGAAATTGATGTTGAGGAATTAGATTCGGTTTTAAGACAAGCTTTATCAACAAGTAGTTTGGATGCTCCAGTGAATGGCGATGATGGTAGGAGCTTTTTGGGTGATTTAATCGCAGATAGTAATAATGAAGAGCCTTTAGATCAAGTTGAACAAAAAATGCATCAAGAGCAACTTGGGAAATGGCTAAGCCATCTCAGCGAGCAAGAGCAACACGTTCTCAAGTTAAGGTTTGGTTTAGATGGAAATGAAAGACATACTCTTGCTGAAATAGGAAGATTATTAGAAGTTTCTAGGGAAAGAGTTAGACAAGTTGAACTTAAGGCATTAAGGAAATTAAGAAACTTAACCAGAAAGTTACCTAGCGGTATCTAA
- a CDS encoding NAD(P)H-hydrate epimerase: MNEIVWPTIDSKHLIVDSKQMLILEKEMFSDGMPPEALMEKAGIQISRWLLKKKPLLKHGIIVLIGPGHNGGDGAVLARELSLKGYLVKVWCPFPIKKTLTIDHINYLTSIGVTKLVEPPDANGKELWIDSVFGNNQTRKVDNNLIKLFNQKFHNKFGKVVSIDIPTGLCPNTGEPFEDNVAVKADYTLAIGLNKIGLIQDSALPFIGDLHHIDVGVPINKLSKIEKKIFKVTYSDLKNIDLPSLPKNFNKYRRGRTLLIAGSEKYPGAASLAIKGAISSGVGFISAVLPELVAESIWQVAPEIVLKGTMKSNQDGNASLFSALSNIDLNAYDSLAVGPGIGIDNDDWQKSKDILIGFEGLLILDADALNRIAQSELGTKFFLERKFKTWITPHKREFVRLFPHIKCKTNVGLALNAAKEFNISVLLKGANSIVADNKKAWQIFGTDSHTARAGLGDLLSGFVAGSSAIDLSFCKDIKTDFFAKYVLLHSFAASTCKKGSNAHSISDELSKLMRNRKSRQIS; this comes from the coding sequence ATGAACGAAATTGTATGGCCAACAATTGACTCAAAACATTTAATTGTTGATTCAAAGCAAATGTTGATATTAGAGAAAGAAATGTTTTCTGATGGGATGCCCCCAGAAGCATTGATGGAAAAAGCTGGCATCCAAATTAGTAGATGGCTCTTAAAAAAGAAACCTCTTTTAAAGCATGGAATAATTGTTTTAATAGGTCCTGGACATAATGGTGGGGATGGTGCCGTACTAGCTAGAGAGCTTTCCTTGAAAGGGTATTTAGTTAAGGTATGGTGTCCATTTCCAATAAAAAAAACATTAACAATTGACCACATTAATTATCTTACATCTATTGGTGTAACAAAATTAGTAGAACCCCCCGATGCGAATGGGAAAGAACTATGGATTGATTCTGTTTTTGGCAATAATCAAACAAGAAAAGTGGATAATAATTTAATTAAATTATTTAATCAGAAATTTCATAACAAATTTGGTAAAGTTGTAAGCATTGATATCCCTACAGGATTATGTCCTAATACAGGAGAGCCTTTTGAGGATAATGTAGCAGTAAAAGCTGACTATACCTTGGCCATTGGTCTTAATAAGATTGGATTAATACAAGATTCAGCATTACCTTTTATTGGAGACTTGCACCATATCGATGTTGGCGTACCCATAAATAAGTTATCTAAGATTGAAAAAAAAATTTTTAAGGTTACTTATAGTGATTTAAAGAATATTGATTTGCCTTCTTTACCTAAAAATTTCAATAAATATAGAAGAGGAAGAACACTATTAATTGCCGGAAGTGAAAAATATCCTGGTGCTGCATCATTAGCAATAAAAGGTGCTATATCTAGCGGAGTAGGTTTTATCTCTGCAGTCCTGCCTGAATTAGTTGCTGAATCTATTTGGCAAGTTGCCCCAGAAATAGTTTTAAAAGGAACTATGAAATCTAATCAAGATGGTAATGCATCTCTATTTAGTGCATTAAGTAATATCGATTTAAATGCATATGATTCATTAGCTGTTGGCCCAGGGATAGGGATTGATAATGATGATTGGCAAAAATCAAAAGACATCCTTATAGGTTTTGAAGGATTATTGATCTTGGATGCAGATGCGCTCAATAGAATTGCGCAATCTGAATTAGGAACAAAATTCTTTTTGGAGAGAAAATTTAAAACATGGATTACACCTCATAAGAGAGAATTTGTGAGGTTATTTCCTCATATAAAATGTAAAACTAATGTTGGATTAGCTCTTAATGCGGCAAAAGAATTTAATATAAGTGTTTTGTTAAAGGGAGCTAATAGCATAGTCGCAGATAACAAAAAAGCATGGCAAATTTTTGGGACCGATTCTCATACGGCTAGAGCTGGATTGGGAGATCTTTTATCTGGATTTGTAGCGGGCAGTTCTGCGATTGATTTATCCTTTTGTAAGGATATAAAAACTGATTTTTTCGCTAAATACGTACTTTTACATTCTTTCGCTGCATCAACATGTAAAAAAGGGTCAAATGCTCACAGTATTAGTGATGAATTATCAAAGTTGATGAGAAATAGGAAATCGAGACAAATATCTTGA
- the mnmA gene encoding tRNA 2-thiouridine(34) synthase MnmA produces the protein MLKTQKDKKLENCFSTNNKAKKKKNIIVGLSGGVDSSLSAALLVERGWNVEGLTLWLMKGQGSCCSEGLVDAAGLCEDLGINHKIIDSREIFEREVIKKTTESYEKGFTPLPCSMCNKNVKFEEMLNYAINKKDFTHIATGHYARIKNFSYAAKLDYKGFKFKEFLLLRGADENKDQSYFLYCLSQELLSRLEFPLGDMKKEDTRKEALRLGLRTANKPESQDLCLVEHYGSMQTFIDKHIEPKKGEIIHVNGKVLGTHNGIQHFTVGQRKGLGISWPEPLYVKSLDRVKNIVYVADKSNLFKKEAIISQVNWVSIEEPKQKIEVEAQIRYRSHPVKGTLIPLKNSDNSDNPIKTFKLIFEESQSSVTPGQAAVFYKEEILLGGGLIN, from the coding sequence ATGTTAAAGACACAAAAGGATAAAAAATTAGAGAACTGTTTTTCTACTAATAATAAAGCTAAGAAGAAGAAAAATATTATTGTAGGTCTTTCTGGTGGTGTAGACAGTTCCCTTTCAGCTGCTCTTCTTGTTGAAAGAGGCTGGAATGTTGAAGGACTAACTCTTTGGCTAATGAAAGGTCAAGGCTCCTGTTGTTCTGAAGGGTTAGTAGATGCTGCAGGCCTTTGTGAAGATTTAGGAATTAATCATAAAATTATAGATTCAAGAGAAATTTTCGAAAGAGAGGTAATTAAAAAAACTACTGAAAGCTACGAGAAAGGATTCACTCCCCTTCCATGTTCGATGTGCAACAAGAATGTGAAGTTTGAAGAGATGCTTAATTACGCAATAAACAAAAAAGACTTTACTCATATTGCGACAGGACATTACGCAAGAATTAAAAATTTTTCTTATGCTGCAAAACTTGATTACAAAGGCTTTAAATTTAAGGAATTTCTACTTCTAAGAGGTGCTGACGAGAATAAAGACCAAAGTTATTTTCTTTATTGTCTTTCACAAGAATTACTAAGCAGATTGGAATTCCCCTTAGGTGACATGAAAAAAGAGGATACAAGAAAGGAAGCCCTGAGATTAGGCCTTAGAACTGCTAATAAACCAGAAAGTCAAGATTTATGTTTAGTTGAGCATTATGGATCAATGCAAACATTTATCGACAAACACATTGAGCCCAAAAAAGGTGAAATTATTCATGTAAACGGTAAAGTACTTGGAACTCACAATGGTATTCAGCACTTTACGGTAGGTCAAAGAAAAGGTTTAGGCATTTCTTGGCCTGAACCACTATATGTAAAAAGTTTAGACAGGGTAAAAAATATAGTTTATGTAGCAGATAAGAGTAATCTATTTAAAAAAGAAGCAATAATTAGTCAGGTAAACTGGGTTTCAATCGAAGAACCTAAGCAAAAGATAGAAGTAGAAGCACAAATCAGATATAGAAGTCATCCAGTAAAAGGAACTTTAATTCCATTGAAAAATTCAGATAATTCAGATAATCCAATTAAAACATTTAAATTAATTTTCGAAGAGAGTCAAAGTTCTGTAACGCCAGGACAAGCTGCTGTTTTTTATAAAGAAGAAATTCTATTAGGTGGCGGATTAATTAATTAA
- a CDS encoding acyltransferase — MLIPTQIKSLRQYFYPCLGGILGGISVSTHFWLIFMPISLFILWKGSERRIANFCWGFFFILISHSWLYDLHPLTWLGFSWLASLIIAILILLFCAFLGGILVYLWGLLVEIILWKEDVFKMKILSLTVKVFFLSLTWGIGELILSQTPFFWIGLGESLIPGDIYLAGLAKWIGASGLCVIQILIGFWIFYFQGRWERKLHFKKIFLLGLLVFILLHLIGGLTTPLKRNYEYPVAIWQTNIPTREKLKINDEFIEEKLSIAQKFALSNKAKLLVAAEGTLSNNFYFSKGIKVNTLSGGFRNSNNELRSSFLGFQIGDKSFTSFLDKNRLVPIGEKIPRFLDIFSRGLSAVGGIQPGSDSRFFDPKFTPPLAVAICYEISDGLKIRKAINNGAKLIITAANLDPYPTKLYNQFLSLARLRSIENKKDNLLVSNTGPSGLVKDDGEIIQLLDLNVEQIKIVFPNFSTDKTFYTKFGDKPILLLFIFFMGLNFIWKIN, encoded by the coding sequence TTGTTAATCCCAACTCAAATTAAAAGTCTAAGACAATATTTTTACCCTTGTTTAGGAGGGATTTTAGGAGGAATTTCAGTTTCAACTCATTTTTGGCTGATTTTTATGCCGATATCTTTATTTATTTTATGGAAGGGAAGTGAAAGGAGAATAGCAAATTTTTGTTGGGGTTTTTTCTTTATCTTGATAAGTCATTCTTGGCTTTATGATCTTCATCCATTGACATGGCTTGGGTTTTCATGGCTTGCAAGTTTAATAATTGCCATTTTAATATTATTATTTTGCGCTTTTCTGGGTGGGATATTAGTTTATTTATGGGGATTGTTAGTTGAAATCATTCTCTGGAAAGAGGATGTTTTCAAAATGAAAATATTATCTTTAACAGTAAAAGTATTTTTTTTATCCTTGACTTGGGGTATTGGTGAACTGATACTTTCTCAAACACCTTTTTTTTGGATAGGTTTAGGAGAGAGTCTTATCCCAGGTGATATTTATCTTGCTGGTTTAGCAAAATGGATTGGTGCAAGTGGTTTATGTGTAATACAAATATTGATTGGATTTTGGATTTTTTATTTTCAAGGTAGATGGGAAAGAAAACTTCACTTTAAAAAAATATTTCTTTTAGGACTTTTGGTTTTTATTCTCTTACATTTAATTGGAGGTTTAACAACTCCATTAAAAAGAAATTATGAATATCCAGTAGCTATTTGGCAAACTAATATACCAACAAGAGAGAAATTAAAAATAAATGATGAATTTATTGAAGAAAAGCTATCCATCGCTCAAAAATTTGCTTTATCAAACAAAGCGAAACTTCTTGTTGCTGCTGAAGGAACTCTATCTAATAATTTTTATTTTTCTAAAGGCATAAAGGTTAATACCTTGTCAGGAGGTTTCAGAAATTCAAATAATGAGTTAAGAAGTTCTTTCCTCGGATTTCAAATTGGAGATAAATCTTTTACCTCATTTTTAGATAAAAATAGACTTGTTCCAATAGGTGAAAAAATACCTAGATTTCTAGATATTTTTTCCAGAGGATTATCTGCAGTAGGAGGAATTCAACCAGGTTCTGATTCAAGATTTTTTGATCCTAAATTTACGCCTCCATTAGCAGTAGCAATCTGTTATGAAATTAGTGATGGATTGAAAATAAGAAAGGCTATTAATAATGGTGCAAAACTAATAATAACTGCAGCAAATTTAGATCCCTATCCAACAAAGCTTTATAATCAATTTCTGTCTTTGGCAAGATTGAGAAGTATTGAAAATAAAAAAGATAATCTACTTGTATCAAACACTGGTCCTTCGGGTTTAGTTAAAGATGATGGAGAAATTATTCAACTTCTAGATTTAAACGTTGAGCAAATTAAAATAGTATTCCCTAATTTTTCAACCGACAAGACCTTCTATACAAAATTTGGAGATAAACCTATTTTATTATTGTTTATATTTTTTATGGGATTAAATTTCATTTGGAAAATTAATTAA
- a CDS encoding FKBP-type peptidyl-prolyl cis-trans isomerase has product MKEVFISFTVFVFCVSLTLFSQFNSPQVVNAAESETQSVQRKPVAKSSNVSNNNLFELDPSDPNPILFAMAEETPSDNNSKTTESGLKIIDLVLGEGDEAKSGQTVTVNYTGTLENGEQFDTSYGRAPFPFPLGGGRVIKGWDEGVAGMKVGGKRKLIIPPELGYGSRNMGPIPANSTLIFEVELLKVN; this is encoded by the coding sequence GTGAAAGAAGTCTTTATTAGTTTTACAGTTTTTGTTTTTTGCGTTTCATTAACTCTTTTCAGTCAATTTAATTCACCTCAAGTCGTTAATGCTGCTGAATCAGAAACTCAATCAGTTCAAAGAAAACCTGTTGCAAAATCATCAAATGTCTCAAATAATAATTTATTTGAACTAGACCCATCAGATCCAAATCCTATACTTTTCGCTATGGCAGAAGAAACACCATCAGACAACAATTCAAAGACTACAGAAAGTGGCCTGAAGATAATTGACTTAGTTCTAGGAGAGGGAGATGAAGCCAAGTCAGGCCAGACTGTAACAGTAAACTATACTGGAACGCTCGAAAATGGAGAGCAATTTGATACTAGTTATGGCAGAGCACCATTTCCTTTCCCTTTAGGGGGAGGAAGAGTGATTAAAGGTTGGGACGAAGGTGTTGCAGGTATGAAAGTTGGTGGGAAAAGAAAATTAATTATTCCTCCCGAATTAGGATATGGCTCAAGAAATATGGGACCTATTCCTGCTAATTCAACTTTAATATTTGAAGTTGAATTATTAAAAGTCAATTAA
- the sodN gene encoding superoxide dismutase, Ni: MLSKFINSFLNKTSPMTVHAHCDGPCGVYDPASTRVAAEAVLSMTKKLIALEAPSSTDSAEWAAYSNTFSRYVAVKEEQAKETKKEILILWTDYFKPVHLETYPDLHETIWKAAKLCSACKVNVDLAQAEELMSYVEKIHNIFWASKGRSDAFIKAS; this comes from the coding sequence ATGTTAAGTAAATTCATCAATTCTTTTCTAAATAAAACATCCCCAATGACAGTCCATGCTCACTGCGATGGTCCTTGTGGTGTTTATGATCCAGCATCTACGAGAGTTGCAGCTGAAGCAGTTTTATCAATGACAAAAAAACTTATTGCATTAGAAGCTCCTTCTAGCACTGATTCAGCAGAGTGGGCTGCATACAGTAATACATTTTCTAGATATGTTGCAGTAAAAGAAGAGCAAGCAAAAGAAACAAAGAAAGAAATTCTAATTTTGTGGACAGATTACTTTAAACCAGTTCACTTAGAAACTTATCCAGACTTACATGAAACCATTTGGAAGGCGGCCAAATTATGCAGTGCATGCAAAGTTAATGTTGACTTAGCCCAAGCTGAAGAACTCATGAGTTATGTAGAAAAAATTCATAATATTTTCTGGGCTTCAAAAGGAAGATCAGACGCTTTTATAAAAGCTAGTTAA
- the sodX gene encoding nickel-type superoxide dismutase maturation protease produces the protein MFKSFFDFILFLLGLRKTAIISGESMFPYLKEGDIVFFKKYKKNKSILKNRQIVIFNHPFKNKNLIKRIYLVNQNNVEVIGDNIEFSEDSNKFGLINNEKIIGIVTSKLIIPKLKNFLIQKNRSASLNPK, from the coding sequence ATTTTCAAAAGTTTTTTTGATTTTATTTTATTTCTTTTAGGTTTAAGAAAAACCGCGATTATTAGTGGTGAATCAATGTTTCCTTACCTAAAAGAAGGGGATATTGTATTTTTTAAAAAATATAAAAAGAATAAATCAATACTTAAAAATCGACAAATAGTTATTTTTAATCATCCATTTAAAAATAAAAACCTAATAAAAAGGATATATTTAGTAAATCAAAATAACGTTGAGGTTATTGGAGACAATATTGAATTTAGCGAAGATAGTAATAAATTTGGATTAATCAATAACGAAAAAATAATTGGGATCGTCACCTCTAAATTGATTATTCCTAAATTAAAAAATTTTTTAATTCAAAAAAACAGAAGCGCTTCTTTGAATCCAAAATAA
- a CDS encoding hydantoin utilization protein A, with amino-acid sequence MQAVILTGIVAGFVHVVSGADHLIAMAPAAINNPQKALKNSFSWGLGHSSGVLLLAFLAIFIKDITPLNKFSSIAEFLVGISLLVVGVFAIKNSFQLSIHSHSHKHENGIAHRHFHFHVKEQKNNKHSHALTGLGLLHGIAGGSHFLAVLPALALPLTSACLYLISYLIGSLISMNLFTCLISFTTFKASQKFIKRLIAAAGGLSFSLGLFWIQRSASVFLN; translated from the coding sequence ATGCAGGCTGTAATTTTAACAGGTATTGTCGCAGGATTTGTGCATGTAGTTAGTGGCGCTGATCATCTAATTGCAATGGCACCGGCAGCGATTAATAATCCTCAAAAAGCTCTTAAAAATAGTTTCTCATGGGGCTTGGGGCATTCCTCAGGAGTCCTCTTGTTAGCATTTCTAGCGATTTTTATTAAGGATATTACGCCATTAAACAAATTTTCTAGTATTGCCGAATTCCTAGTTGGAATTTCACTTCTAGTTGTTGGAGTATTTGCTATAAAAAATTCTTTTCAATTAAGTATTCACTCGCATTCCCATAAGCATGAGAATGGAATTGCCCATCGTCACTTTCACTTTCATGTTAAGGAACAAAAAAATAATAAACACTCACATGCTTTGACTGGTTTAGGCTTGCTACACGGTATAGCTGGAGGTTCACATTTTCTTGCAGTTCTTCCTGCTTTAGCACTACCTCTAACAAGCGCTTGCTTATATTTGATTTCATATTTGATTGGTTCACTAATAAGTATGAATCTTTTTACTTGTTTAATATCTTTTACCACCTTTAAAGCAAGTCAAAAATTTATTAAAAGATTAATAGCTGCAGCAGGAGGGCTTTCCTTTTCTTTGGGATTATTTTGGATTCAAAGAAGCGCTTCTGTTTTTTTGAATTAA